In Pseudopipra pipra isolate bDixPip1 chromosome 5, bDixPip1.hap1, whole genome shotgun sequence, the following proteins share a genomic window:
- the GOLGB1 gene encoding golgin subfamily B member 1 isoform X3 produces the protein MLSRLSGLASTVLQELSGEDGDAVTEPSSAVQALEPAAENMEEAPEELLERLAQTEKLVVQLKDLIREKDALLQQKETVLKEEREAADAKLMKLKLQAKAKLATLNKRIEELTGKGSPLPTQALAEEQEHPKNNENTSEGHREEVEVLKEQLREREETVQDLKEQLALAKGNLKDAEIKYATQLSSLQEVIQEKEALLEEQMHQHQAELLKMVAQSDLEVEMQQNLHTLQRKLEEQEAALLGRTQVVELLQKELHSAEQQNQTLLDQCQKMEVDLSSVKSVLDAERQESRDLREKMELELAERKLSSHRLQEEVQHLSEQLQEARRAQAELEAKCKDLEQEHRLDVEEKKQQLSCLLVAEQELQRGRAALSAEKEQLKQDLGLELPVEHGATAPRAQDELVQKSAEFVCCQNELKSQSQVQVSELKQQDKSTSQEKIIDQEDQNETSFLPTENLERQKTEEMPHFQLVLQEPQQEAVIITEDAKQARTDSFPNGSKQLTEESCSPGILEYIAAEKQKELSVLLLELKEAQEEINFLKSQLKGPSGQISTGSQTGEDANQLEENSQIQCLEREEQKASDTQNDLGSSSLQRETEMQQIGLFQENSLSVQEEPQGSPVSCRDEVEAMQGISTADPEPGASQSQELIKLQNQITELQIMLQKSEESFKKDLGEKSAEINRLNQLAEEYRKKIEDSDTTFCVLAEERDRLLCQVKELSTITELKEQVKQLEEDLALSEKQRLSDSQSSLLREQIQSLKNEFKSKDIKIEALQKDLDEAQLQLSDQDTQLKDLRSQIEMKEHEVLNLEQLLRKNTAEMEELSHELASKGHEAASLEQLVAEHSRSIEHLQQALLEKDQQMTELSVSMSEKMVLLNEEKFSLGNELKNLKEQTSLLLKAQEEKDQHPGTKDTRLKCGASEQQSETEAASKESEELVNQVELLRKENEQVKRKLQAALVNRKELLKKVSTLESELAQRSREQESETSVAQAAAGEGNMRSMISREVSLENQPSEEYLIQLLSEKDSELQSIRKDLQDKETTEAQLQAVIEEMRQSLQGKANIVSVKEEIMEHQTIADKVTETSESPEDYEENEKQSSAATNREENQKSALKERISVLEQEKEQLQKKLQEALASRKDTIKKAQEKDRHHREQLKQQKDDYNILQEQFDQQSKEKESIQTQLRQLQEQKGSAEGVLGNQGGLDSSCMEAKNTTNSKLVQVADVSEEEFKKHLEKLQMEKEELECNVSRMQSELACKSELVFDLQQHIAQLFLEIEGLKRTSDQAEAKAASLQMKLEESEAKISREASLENLKALVHQKDKEMEFLNLQLEEKSKALSNVQAQLLEKEDSVRSLWSQLEAQAQVHEEQSKRLHTELLEIQERQGDNEEAAKQKNQMQRKLQAALISRKEALKETKSLKEELANAKTTIDSLSVKLINMESQICGHVKETDTLTEKLACLTEEREKLIAEVDKVLIENQNLDGCCKNLTLTLDRVVLEKEKLEKEMESLKCSQATESSEWKEKYKELQGEYETLLQSYENVSNEAERIQRVLETVRQEKQEIFIKLKSSEAKREETEKQLQEAGQEMDGMKEKMRKFAKSKQQKILELEEENEKLRAEMHFTGGELPRTGEVFTNTGLKEDLECCRRESQSLSTQLETVMAEKESLNQEIADLKCLLQLTESKLKESRELGDRCVAQQTTGKETNEAVATPPTTERSENQVEITFKAESPPAELGQEAFEGGSPCEDPGTCRQQIAELSQRIAELEDNRRASEQQLADIHVCVETLAGEKRTLEHQLEEKVHEVNALQATVAKMEQMVQKATDDLVRMTELKDALEAEKDDLEERLMNQLAELNGSIGNYQQDATDFQIKNDQLKHELQSLQRMVRELEEEKSLMAKEKSKASSEKQKEFVEKLKCNWRGESSTHVKELQELLKQKQQEIKQLQKDCIKSQEKNSSLERTVKALEFLQSETQKEVEVAKETSAKAAEDTKKAQAELALCRVVLDDTQSEAARVLAESVKVKEELQANKENIKIQMKKKDEDFERRLEQEKDKHSKEIKNMEEKLATLQREKDHVETALGDLQESLKTKDQEAKELEGSLNKALAQLAAFTRSMSSLQDDRDRVIDESKTWEKKFTETIQKKEEEIRSKEETCVVLKEQMKQVTIRVEELQTHISRLECSKKDLESDCRKEIQHHQKTCEMLQEEKRELLTQLEGSQELYSKSQKEQQELESEISSLRDQLADLQNSFTRCELAREELGSMVKQQETSIQNYKFSCEQLEADLQASKELTNKLHEETSAKDQKIMSLLSAKEEAVMAALSELQQQQSEEIKELERRLSKEEEDKKALENEKNKFLVKLDHLTEKMKISREESKQQKAQLDSFTKSMSSLQDDRDRILRDYKQLEERHLAVILEKDQLIQEAAAENNNLKEEMRSFHSRMDDLNSENAKLNAELVRYREDLNQVISIKDSQQKQLLKTQFQRIQTLENEKAAIETQLKESEHTQDDLRKCMEGLREDKVSMSQEIETLRSSLSRLQSEMAALREGSPIVECQAELKAREEEALELSHKLSLSQKRITELEGELGCVQREAAKRVGEAEDRLRKELKHLHHDAGIMRNETETAEERVAELARDLMEMEQKLLAVTDENKDLRAQIQSFGRSMSSLQDSRDQANEELRVLKQKYSADLEEQKSLVQNLQEQVAQLQEEQHSTARERDTVRSELIELQKAIDERGFLAQIERLNQQLRAKDDELLRLSSELEGSSNQVRSFSKAMASLQNERDRLLNELDKTQKVEEVKQQREGSTSTTPSEVQSLKKALSSLQNDRDRVEWR, from the exons ATGCTGAGCCGTTTGTCAGGTTTAGCAAGTACTGTTTTACAAGAACTGTCAGGGGAGGATGGAGATGCAGTTACTGAACCCTCCAGTGCT GTACAAGCTTTGGaaccagcagcagaaaacaTGGAGGAGGCACCTGAGGAGCTGTTGGAGCGCCTGGCCCAGACAGAAAAGCTGGTTGTTCAGCTGAAGGATTTGATCCGAGAAAAGGatgctctgctccagcaaaaAGAAACTGTACTCAAG GAAGAGCGAGAGGCTGCGGATGCGAAGCTGATGAAACTTAAACTTCAGGCCAAAGCCAAACTGGCCACTCTGAACAAACGCATCGAGGAGCTGACAGGGAAAGGATCACCACTGCCTACACAGGCCTTAGCAGAAGAGCAGGAGCATCCCAAG AATAATGAAAATACGAGTGAAGGGCACAGAGAGGAAGTGGAAGTACTGAAAGAGCAGCTCAGGGAGCGAGAGGAGACTGTTCAGGACCTGAAGGAACAGCTGGCTCTAGCCAAAGGGAATCTGAAAGATGCTGAAATCAAGTATGCAACACAG ctgagctccctgcaggaggtgATTCAGGAGAAGGAAGCTCTTCTGGAAGAGCAGATGCACCAGCATCAAGCTGAGTTGCTCAAGATGGTGGCCCAGTCAGATCTGGAAGTAGAGATGCAACAG AACCTGCACACACTGCAGAGGAAGCttgaggagcaggaggcagctctgctggggaggACTCAGGTGGTGGAACTGCTGCAGAAGGAGTTACACTCTGCTGAACAACAAAACCAG ACACTCCTAGATCAGTGCCAGAAGATGGAAGTGGATCTAAGCTCCGTGAAGAGTGTGCTAGATGCAGAGAGACAAGAGTCTCGTGATCTCAGGGAGAAGATGGAGCTGGAACTAGCTGAGAGGAAGCTGTCTTCCCATCGCTTGCAGGAGGAGGTGCAGCATCtctcagagcagctgcaggaggcaaGAAGAGCACAAGCTGAACTAGAGGCAAAGTGTAAAGATCTGGAGCAGGAACACAGGCTGGAtgtggaagagaaaaagcagcagctcagctgtctcctggtggctgagcaggagctgcagcgtGGCCGTGCTGCCCTCTCGGCTGAGAAGGAGCAGCTGAAGCAGGACCTTGGCCTGGAGCTGCCTGTGGAACACGGAGCTACAGCACCCAGAGCACAGG ATGAACTGGTACAGAAATCTGCAGAATTTGTCTGCTGTCAGAATGAGCTGAAATCCCAGTCACAAGTGCAAGTCTCTGAACTGAAGCAGCAG GATAAATCAacttcacaggaaaaaataatagatCAGGAAGATCAGAATGAGACTTCATTCCTACCCACAGAAAACTTGGAAAGACAGAAGACTGAAG AAATGCCACATTTCCAACTTGTTCTCCAGGAGCCTCAGCAGGAAGCTGTGATCATCACAGAAGATGCAAAACAG GCAAGAACAGATAGCTTTCCTAATGGAAGCAAGCAGCTTACTGAGGAAAGTTGTTCACCTGGAATTCTAGAATATATTgctgcagagaaacagaaagaactgtcagttttgctgctggaactgAAAGAAGcccaagaagaaataaattttctgaaaaGCCAGCTCAAGGGCCCCTCTGGCCAAATTTCTACAGGCAGCCAAACTGGAGAAGATGCTAACCAGCTGGAAGAGAATTCCCAGATACAGTGTctggagagggaagagcagaaGGCTTCAGAtacacagaatgatttgggcaGTAGCTCAttacagagagaaacagaaatgcagCAAATTGGCCTGTTTCAGGAAAACAGCCTCAGTGTCCAAGAAGAGCCCCAAGGGAGTCCTGTCTCCTGCAGGGATGAGGTGGAGGCAATGCAAGGAATCTCTACGGCAGATCCAGAGCCTGGAGCCTCTCAGTCTCAAGAACTGATAAAGTTACAAAACCAAATTACAGAACTGCAAATAATGCTTCAGAAATCAGAAGAATCCTTTAAGAAAGATCTAGGAGAAAAAAGTGCAGAAATAAATAGGCTAAACCAGTTGGCAGAggaatacaggaaaaaaatagaggatTCTGACACTACATTTTGTGTTTTGGCTGAAGAACGAGATCGACTCCTGTGTCAGGTGAAGGAACTTTCTACCATAACAGAACTGAAAGAGCAAGTGAAGCAGCTTGAGGAAGATTTAGCTctttcagaaaagcagagacTGTCTGACAGTCAAAGCAGTCTTCTAAGAGAACAAATCCAGAGccttaaaaatgaatttaaatccAAGGATATAAAAATTGAAGCTTTGCAAAAAGACTTGGATGAAGCACAGCTTCAGCTTTCTGACCAGGACACACAACTAAAGGATCTGAGAAGCCAGATCGAGATGAAGGAACATGAAGTACTTAATCTAGAACAACTTTTGAGGAAGAATACAGCAGAGATGGAAGAGCTGTCCCACGAGTTAGCCTCGAAGGGGCATGAAGCAGCAAGCCTAGAACAGCTTgttgctgagcacagcaggTCCATAGAGCACCTGCAACAGGCCTTGCTGGAGAAGGACCAACAGATGACGGAGCTCAGCGTCAGCATGTCTGAGAAAATGGTCCTGCTGAATGAAGAGAAATTTTCTCTAGGAAATGAGCTGAAGAATCTTAAAGAGCAGACAAGTCTGTTATTAAAGGCCCAGGAAGAAAAAGACCAACATCCAGGAACAAAAGATACACGTCTGAAATGTGGGGCATCTGAGCAGCAGAGTGAGACAGAAGCAGCGAGTAAAGAAAGTGAAGAATTAGTAAATCAAGTTGAActtctcagaaaagaaaacGAGCAGGTAAAGCGGAAACTGCAAGCAGCACTTGTGAACAGAAAGGAGCTTCTGAAGAAGGTCAGCACATTGGAGAGTGAGTTAGCACAAAGGAGCAGAGAACAAGAATCAGAAACCTCAGTGGCTCAggcagctgcaggggaaggaaataTGAGAAGCATGATCAGCAGAGAAGTGAGTCTTGAAAACCAGCCCAGTGAGGAGTATCTAATTCAACTGCTCTCTGAAAAGGactcagagctgcagagcatcCGGAAGGACCTGCAGGATAAAGAAACTACGgaagcacagctgcaggcagtgATTGAGGAAATGAGACAAAGCTTGCAAGGTAAGGCAAACATTGTTTCAGTTAAAGAGGAAATCATGGAGCATCAGACAATTGCTGACAAAGTAACTGAAACCAGTGAAAGCCCAGAAGattatgaagaaaatgaaaaacagagctCAGCAGCTACAAATCgagaagaaaaccaaaagtCTGCCCTGAAAGAAAGAATTTCAGTTCTTgaacaagaaaaagaacaacTCCAAAAAAAGCTTCAGGAAGCCCTGGCATCTCGCAAAGACACTATAAAAAAGGCTCAAGAAAAAGACAGGCATCACAGAGAACAGctgaaacagcagaaagatGATTACAACATCCTTCAAGAACAATTTGATCAACAAAGCAAAGAGAAGGAGAGCATCCAAACTCAGCTCAGACAGCTCCAAGAACAGAAAGGATCAGCAGAGGGTGTTCTTGGGAATCAAGGTGGATTGGATTCTTCATGCATGGAAGcaaaaaatacaacaaatagCAAGCTTGTACAAGTTGCAGATGTTTCTGAGGAAGAGTTTAAAAAACACCTTGAAAAACTGCAGATGGAGAAAGAGGAATTGGAATGTAACGTCAGCCGTATGCAAAGTGAACTTGCTTGCAAATCAGAATTAGTATTTGATTTGCAACAGCACATAGCACAGTTGTTTCTGGAGATAGAAGGGCTGAAGAGAACCTCTGACCAAGCTGAGGCTAAGGCAGCAAGTCTTCAGATGAAACTGGAGGAGAGTGAAGCAAAAATTTCCAGAGAGGCCAGTCTGGAAAACTTGAAAGCTCTTGTGCACCAGAAGGATAAAGAAATGGAGTTTCTTAACTTGCAGTTagaggagaaaagcaaagctCTCAGTAATGTGCAGGcgcagctgctggaaaaggaggATTCGGTCAGGAGCCTGTGGAGTCAGCTGGAAGCTCAGGCTCAGGTGCACGAGGAACAGAGCAAGCGACTGCACACGGAGCTGCTGGAAATTCAggagaggcaaggggacaatGAAGAAGCAGCTAAACAGAAGAATCAAATGCAGAGAAAGCTTCAAGCTGCACTTATCTCTAGAAAAGAAGCACTAAAGGAGACCAAATCTCTAAAAGAGGAGCTGGCTAATGCTAAAACTACTATTGACAGTCTTTCTGTCAAGCTGATAAATATGGAAAGCCAAATATGTGGCCATGTTAAAGAAACAGATACTTTAACAGAAAAGTTAGCGTGCCTcactgaagagagagaaaaacttaTTGCAGAAGTTGATAAAGTACTTATAGAAAATCAGAATCTTGATGGATGCTGTAAAAACCTGACACTGACTCTGGATAGAGTTGTTctggagaaggagaagctggagaaggagatgGAATCACTGAAATGCTCTCAAGCCACTGAGAGTTCTGAGTGGAAGGAGAAATACAAGGAGCTTCAGGGAGAGTATGAAACCCTGCTCCAGTCCTATGAGAATGTGAGTAACGAGGCTGAGCGGATTCAGCGTGTGTTGGAAACTGTtaggcaggaaaagcaggaaattttCATTAAGCTGAAAAGTTCTGAAGcaaaaagagaggaaacagaGAAGCAGCTACAGGAAGCTGGACAGGAAATGGATggaatgaaggagaaaatgaggaaatTTGCAAAATCAAAGCAACAAAAGATCCTGGAACTAGAGGAGGAGAATGAGAAGCTTAGAGCAGAGATGCATTTTACAGGTGGGGAGCTACCCAGGACTGGAGAGGTCTTTACAAACACTGGCCTGAAAGAAGATCTGGAGTGCTGTAGGAGGGAATCCCAGTCTCTTTCTACTCAGCTTGAGACAGTAATGGCTGAAAAGGAGTCTCTTAATCAAGAGATCGCAGACTTAAAGTGTCTTTTGCAGTTAACAGAATCCAAActgaaggaaagcagagaacTTGGAGACAGGTGTGTTGCTCAGCAGACAACAGGCAAAGAAACAAATGAGGCAGTTGCCACACCACCAACAACGGAAAGGTCTGAAAATCAGGTGGAAATAACTTTTAAAGCAGAGtctcctcctgcagagctgggacaggaggCATTTGAAGGTGGCAGCCCTTGTGAGGATCCTGGCACCTGCAGACAGCAAATTGCTGAGCTCAGCCAGCGAATCGCAGAGCTGGAGGATAACAGAAGAGCTTCAGAGCAACAGCTGGCTGACATCCACGTGTGTGTGGAGACCTTAGCAGGTGAGAAAAGGACTTTAGAGCACCAGCTGGAAGAGAAAGTCCATGAAGTGAATGCTCTGCAGGCTACAGTAGCAAAGATGGAGCAAATGGTCCAGAAAGCCACAGATGACCTTGTCAGGATGACAGAGCTGAAGGATGCACTAGAGGCTGAGAAGGATGACTTAGAAGAAAGGCTCATGAATCAGCTGGCAGAACTTAATGGAAGTATTGGAAACTATCAGCAAGATGCAACAGACTTCCAGATCAAAAATGATCAACTGAAACACGAGCTTCAGAGTTTGCAGAGAATGGTACGTGAactggaggaggagaaaagtCTGATggcaaaggagaaaagcaaagcaagttcagaaaagcaaaaggaatttGTAGAAAAGCTAAAGTGCAATTGGAGGGGAGAGAGCAGCACACACGTAAAGGAGCTTCAAGAACTGCTGaaacagaaacagcaggagATTAAGCAGCTGCAGAAGGACTGTATTAAAAGCCAGGAAAAGAACAGTAGTTTAGAAAGAACTGTTAAAGCTCTGGAATTTCTGCAGAGTGAGACTCAGAAAGAGGTAGAAGTAGCCAAAGAGACTTCAGCGAAAGCAGCTGAAGACACCAAGAAAGCCCAGGCAGAGCTTGCTCTCTGCAGAGTGGTGCTGGATGACACGCAGAGTGAGGCAGCAAGGGTTCTGGCAGAAAGTGTCAAAGTGAAAGAAGAGTTGCAGGCAAACAAAGAGAAtattaaaattcaaatgaagaaaaaggatGAGGACTTTGAGAGAAGGCTGGAACAGGAAAAAGACAAGCACTCAAAGGAAATCAAAAACATGGAAGAAAAGCTGGCAACTTTGCAGAGGGAGAAAGACCATGTGGAAACAGCTCTGGGTGATCTGCAAGAGTCCTTGAAGACAAAGGATCAGGAAGCCAAAGAACTGGAAGGCAGTCTAAACAAAGCACTAGCCCAGCTTGCAGCCTTCACTAGGAGCATGTCTTCCCTTCAGGATGACAGGGATAGAGTGATAGATGAATCAAAAACATGGGAAAAGAAATTCACTGAAACTATtcaaaagaaggaggaagaaatacGTTCAAAAGAGGAAACTTGCGTTGTGCTAAAGGAGCAGATGAAGCAGGTGACCATACGTGTGGAAGAGCTCCAGACTCATATTTCCAG GCTGGAATGCAGCAAGAAAGACTTGGAGTCTGACTGCAGGAAGGAGATTCAGCATCATCAAAAGACATGTGAAATgttgcaggaggaaaaaagagagctttTGACTCAGCTTGAAGGGTCTCAGGAACTGTACAGCAAATCTCAGAAAGAACAGCAGGAACTGGAGTCAGAAATCAGCAGCCTGAGAGACCAGCTGGCTGACTTACAGAACTCCTTCACCCGATGTGAGCTggccagggaagagctggggaGCATGGTCAAGCAACAGGAGACCAGTATCCAGAATTATAAATTCAGCTGTGAACAGCTTGAAGCTGATCTGCAGGCTTCCAAGGAGCTAACAAATAAGTTGCATGAAGAAACTAGTGCGAAAGATCAAAAGATCATGAGTTTGCTGTCCGCCAAAGAAGAAGCAGTGATGGCTGCTCTGTCTGAATTGCAGCAGCAACAGTCCGAAGAGATTAAAGAGCTGGAGCGTAGGCTAAGTAAGGaggaagaagataaaaaagCCTTGGAAAATGAGAAGAACAAATTTCTTGTCAAACTTGATCATCTCACTGAAAAGATGAAGATAAGCAGAGAAGAAAGTAAGCAGCAGAAGGCACAACTGGACTCCTTCACCAAGTCCATGTCATCTCTGCAGGATGACCGAGACCGCATCCTGAGGGACTACAAGCAGCTTGAGGAACGTCATCTTGCTGTAATCTTGGAAAAAGACCAGCTAATTCAagaggctgctgctgaaaaCAACAATCTCAAGGAAGAAATGAGAAGTTTCCATAGCCGGATGGATGACCTCAACTCTGAGAATGCCAAGCTGAACGCAGAGCTGGTGCGCTACAGAGAAGACCTGAACCAGGTCATTTCAATAAAGGACTCCCAACAGAAGCAACTTCTCAAAACACAATTTCAGCGGATCCAGACTCTGGAAAATGAGAAGGCAGCCATAGAAACACAGCTGAAAGAGTCTGAGCATACTCAGGACGATCTCAGGAAGTGCATGGAAGGCTTGAGAGAGGATAAAGTCAGTATGTCTCAAGAGATTGAAACCCTTAGGTCCTCCCTGTCCCGGCTGCAGAGTGAGATGGCAGCGTTACGTGAGGGGAGTCCCATCGTGGAGTGTCAGGCAGAACTGAAGGCCCGAGAGGAAGAGGCACTAGAACTGAGTCATAAGCTTTCCCTCTCCCAAAAAAGAATAACTGAACTTGAGGGGGAACTAGGATGTGTTCAAAGGGAGGCAGCCAAGAGagtgggagaggctgaggacaGGCTTCGGAAGGAGCTGAAGCACCTGCACCATGATGCAGGGATAATGAGGAACGAGACAGAGACAGCAGAGGAAAGAGTAGCAGAGTTGGCACGGGACTTAATGGAAATGGAACAGAAGTTGCTTGCAGTCACAGATGAAAACAAAGATCTCAGAGCTCAAATTCAGTCTTTTGGGAGGTCCATGAGCTCTCTTCAGGACAGCCGGGACCAGGCCAATGAAGAGCTTCGTGTTTTGAAGCAGAAATACTCTGCAGACTTAGAGGAACAAAAGAGTCTAGTGCAGAATCTTCAGGAACAGGTGGCTCAGCTACAAGAGGAGCAACATTCCACTGCCAGGGAACGAGATACAGTGAGGTCTGAACTGATAGAACTGCAGAAAGCCATTGATGAAAGAGGTTTCTTGGCCCAGATTGAGAGACTTAATCAGCAGCTCAGAGCCAAAGATGATGAGCTTCTCCGTTTGTCTTCGGAACTGGAAGGCTCTTCCAACCAGGTCAGATCTTTCTCCAAGGCTATGGCAAGTCTGCAGAACGAGCGAGACCGTCTGCTGAATGAACTGGACAAAACACAAAAGGTTGAAGAAGTGAAACAACAAAGAGAAGGGAGCACTTCCACCACTCCCTCAGAAGTGCAGAGTCTGAAGAAGGCACTGTCCTCCTTGCAGAATGACAGAGACAGAGTA GAATGGAGATGA